Proteins found in one Brevibacillus brevis genomic segment:
- a CDS encoding NADH-quinone oxidoreductase subunit A: MSDIYTNNYVIVAIFLILGVLLPVATVSFVGPLLRPKKPTREKQTTYESGNIPVGDSWVRFNVKYYIFALMFVIFDVETLFLYPWAVAYKELGLFALVEMVIFISLLVVGLIYAWRKKVLEWN, from the coding sequence GTGAGTGACATCTATACCAACAATTATGTGATTGTCGCGATCTTTTTGATTCTTGGTGTGTTGTTGCCCGTGGCTACAGTCAGTTTTGTTGGTCCATTACTTCGTCCAAAGAAACCGACACGGGAGAAGCAAACTACTTATGAAAGCGGTAACATTCCTGTTGGTGACAGTTGGGTGCGTTTCAACGTGAAGTATTACATCTTTGCCCTCATGTTTGTCATCTTTGATGTAGAAACACTCTTTCTGTATCCGTGGGCCGTCGCTTACAAAGAACTGGGGCTCTTTGCCTTAGTCGAGATGGTCATCTTTATATCCTTGCTCGTCGTAGGATTGATTTACGCGTGGAGAAAGAAGGTGCTGGAATGGAACTAG
- a CDS encoding DUF6042 family protein, whose product MQTVRDIRHNQDGVVIPSSFAANGWTSVLSHEMNVLFQAMCYVVTKHESKEEMRKALDEFDALKGTFTEPVQEGFKSEEDFKGYVNLLNRFKAFMSRSEYAYPTSLDEAIELFVKWGLVIDNEDAWDVPVYPFPDASELFKLSEAESLALAHIKLEALVHPMFSRLVMKLHEQEENTFSMSKAEMKQLLNTNDQMLAEVLIKLTPYMEDAIENMLEIPEDEKMNFTIVWERIYEDFLGQQFSNNVQ is encoded by the coding sequence ATGCAAACCGTTCGCGATATCCGCCACAATCAAGATGGCGTAGTGATTCCTAGCAGCTTTGCGGCTAATGGCTGGACAAGCGTGCTATCTCATGAAATGAATGTTCTTTTCCAAGCAATGTGCTATGTGGTAACGAAGCATGAGTCTAAAGAAGAGATGAGAAAAGCTCTGGACGAGTTCGATGCATTGAAAGGCACATTCACTGAGCCTGTTCAAGAAGGCTTTAAGTCTGAAGAGGATTTTAAAGGCTATGTAAACCTGTTGAACAGATTCAAAGCATTCATGAGTCGTTCCGAATATGCATATCCGACATCTCTTGACGAAGCAATTGAACTTTTCGTGAAGTGGGGACTGGTAATCGATAATGAAGATGCCTGGGATGTACCGGTTTATCCATTCCCAGATGCATCTGAATTGTTCAAGCTGAGTGAAGCAGAATCTCTTGCGTTGGCTCATATTAAACTGGAAGCATTGGTGCATCCGATGTTTAGCCGCCTCGTAATGAAGCTGCACGAGCAAGAAGAAAATACGTTCAGCATGTCCAAAGCAGAAATGAAGCAATTGCTGAACACAAATGACCAGATGCTGGCAGAGGTTCTGATCAAGCTGACTCCATATATGGAAGATGCGATTGAAAATATGCTGGAAATCCCAGAAGACGAGAAGATGAACTTCACGATTGTATGGGAACGTATTTACGAGGACTTCCTTGGACAGCAATTTTCAAACAACGTTCAATAA
- a CDS encoding F0F1 ATP synthase subunit epsilon, producing the protein MSKMTVEVVTPERVVYSGQAEMVIARGLQGEIGIMPNHMPLVTPLKTAPVRIKTEGDKEVKMAVSGGFMEVRGDKVTILAETAELPGDIDVERAKAAKERAEKRLAEKYAELDVKRAERALQRAMARLDVSK; encoded by the coding sequence GTGAGTAAGATGACAGTTGAAGTCGTAACTCCTGAACGGGTTGTCTACAGCGGTCAGGCTGAAATGGTGATTGCTCGCGGCTTGCAAGGGGAAATTGGTATTATGCCAAACCACATGCCGTTGGTAACCCCGCTGAAAACAGCGCCAGTTCGGATTAAGACAGAAGGCGATAAAGAAGTGAAGATGGCTGTAAGCGGCGGCTTCATGGAAGTGCGCGGCGATAAAGTGACCATCCTTGCTGAAACGGCTGAATTGCCGGGAGACATCGATGTTGAACGCGCGAAGGCTGCGAAAGAGCGTGCTGAAAAGCGTTTAGCTGAGAAATATGCCGAGCTCGACGTCAAGCGTGCAGAACGCGCGCTGCAACGTGCGATGGCACGTCTCGACGTATCGAAGTAA
- the atpD gene encoding F0F1 ATP synthase subunit beta, which produces MANGRVVQVMGPVVDVEFDRGHLPAIYNAIKIQHKAQSAGERDIDLTVEVATHLGDNLVRTVAMSSTDGLVRGMEAVDTGAAISVPVGAITLGRVFNVLGEPIDLQELGQVDRRDPIHRKAPEFVDQATTVEILETGIKVIDLLAPYIKGGKIGLFGGAGVGKTVTIQELINNIAQEHGGISVFAGVGERTREGNDLYHEMKDAGVLPKTAMVFGQMNEPPGARLRVALTGLTMAEYFRDEEGRDVLLFVDNIFRFTQAGSEVSALLGRMPSAVGYQPTLATEMGQLQERITSTKKGSVTSIQAIYVPADDYTDPAPATTFAHLDATTNLERSIAELGIFPAVDPLASTSRALAPDIVGQEHYDVARSVQKILQRYKELQDIIAILGMDELSDDDKQVVGRARRIQRFLSQSFHVAEQFTGNPGQYVPLKETVRSFKEILEGKHDHLPEGAFLYVGTIEEAVEKAKKMA; this is translated from the coding sequence ATGGCGAATGGACGTGTGGTTCAGGTAATGGGTCCGGTTGTTGACGTCGAGTTCGACCGCGGACACCTGCCTGCCATTTACAATGCGATCAAGATTCAACATAAAGCACAAAGTGCCGGTGAGCGCGACATCGACTTGACTGTTGAGGTTGCTACTCATTTGGGCGATAACTTGGTTCGTACCGTTGCAATGTCTTCCACAGACGGTTTGGTTCGTGGTATGGAAGCAGTTGATACCGGTGCAGCTATCTCCGTTCCAGTGGGTGCAATTACCCTCGGACGCGTATTTAACGTATTGGGTGAGCCGATCGACCTGCAAGAACTTGGTCAAGTAGATCGTCGTGACCCAATTCACCGTAAAGCTCCTGAGTTCGTAGACCAAGCAACGACTGTTGAGATCCTGGAAACAGGTATCAAAGTTATTGACCTCTTGGCTCCGTACATCAAGGGTGGTAAGATCGGTCTGTTTGGTGGTGCGGGTGTAGGTAAAACCGTTACTATTCAAGAGCTGATCAACAACATCGCGCAAGAGCACGGTGGTATTTCCGTATTCGCTGGTGTAGGTGAGCGTACCCGTGAAGGTAACGACCTGTACCACGAGATGAAAGACGCAGGCGTACTGCCGAAAACCGCGATGGTATTCGGTCAGATGAACGAACCGCCTGGTGCACGTCTTCGTGTAGCGTTGACTGGTCTGACTATGGCGGAATACTTCCGTGATGAAGAAGGCCGCGACGTTCTTCTCTTTGTTGATAACATTTTCCGCTTTACTCAAGCGGGTTCCGAAGTTTCCGCTCTCTTGGGCCGTATGCCATCTGCGGTAGGTTACCAACCAACATTGGCTACCGAAATGGGTCAGCTGCAAGAGCGTATTACTTCCACGAAAAAAGGTTCCGTAACGTCCATTCAAGCGATCTACGTACCAGCGGATGACTACACTGACCCGGCTCCTGCTACTACGTTTGCTCACTTGGACGCTACAACGAACTTGGAGCGTTCCATCGCTGAGTTGGGTATCTTCCCTGCGGTAGACCCACTCGCATCCACTTCCCGTGCTCTGGCTCCTGATATTGTAGGACAAGAACACTATGATGTGGCTCGTAGCGTTCAAAAAATCCTGCAACGTTACAAAGAACTGCAAGATATCATCGCGATTCTCGGTATGGACGAGTTGAGCGACGACGACAAGCAAGTAGTTGGACGCGCACGCCGCATTCAACGTTTCTTGTCCCAGTCCTTCCACGTTGCCGAGCAGTTCACTGGTAACCCAGGCCAATACGTGCCATTGAAGGAAACTGTTCGCAGCTTCAAGGAAATCCTCGAAGGTAAGCATGACCACCTGCCAGAGGGCGCGTTCCTGTACGTAGGTACAATTGAAGAAGCGGTAGAAAAAGCGAAGAAAATGGCGTAA
- the atpG gene encoding ATP synthase F1 subunit gamma, translating to MAKGIREIRRSIKSKKDMRQITKAMKMVAAAKLRRNQDKAEAARPYADKIQEVIASIASGTSGSKHPMLQNRPVKKTGYIVITSDRGLAGGYNANILRKVVNTINEKHKSKDEYGIFVIGRKGRDFFSKRNYPLLEEVTGLPTSPAFADIKKIAGAAVQMFENEQIDELYLCYNKFQSAISQIPTVKQLLPLEAPESNNARAINYEYEPSSEEVLADLLPKYAETLVYSALLEAKASEEGSRMTAMGNATDNATDMINRLTLSYNRARQAAITQEISEIVAGANAQA from the coding sequence GTGGCTAAAGGAATACGTGAGATTCGACGCAGTATCAAAAGTAAAAAAGATATGCGCCAAATCACGAAAGCGATGAAAATGGTGGCGGCTGCGAAGCTTCGCCGTAACCAGGATAAAGCTGAGGCGGCACGCCCGTATGCTGACAAGATCCAGGAAGTGATCGCAAGCATCGCGAGTGGGACCTCTGGTTCCAAGCATCCAATGTTGCAAAATCGTCCGGTGAAAAAGACTGGTTATATTGTCATCACTTCCGACCGTGGACTTGCTGGGGGTTACAATGCCAACATTCTCCGTAAAGTGGTAAATACCATTAACGAGAAGCACAAGTCCAAGGATGAATACGGTATTTTTGTGATTGGCCGCAAAGGTCGTGACTTCTTCAGCAAACGGAACTACCCGCTTTTGGAGGAAGTAACAGGTCTGCCAACCAGCCCAGCCTTTGCTGATATCAAGAAAATTGCCGGTGCAGCAGTCCAAATGTTCGAGAATGAGCAGATTGACGAACTGTACCTGTGCTACAACAAGTTCCAAAGTGCAATTTCGCAAATACCTACCGTAAAACAATTGCTGCCATTGGAAGCTCCCGAGAGCAACAATGCGCGCGCAATCAATTACGAGTATGAGCCGTCCTCGGAAGAAGTATTGGCGGACCTGTTGCCGAAATATGCGGAAACACTGGTTTACAGTGCACTTCTCGAAGCAAAAGCTTCTGAAGAAGGTTCCCGTATGACTGCAATGGGCAACGCGACAGACAATGCTACGGATATGATCAACCGTTTAACGTTGAGCTACAACCGTGCTCGTCAGGCAGCCATTACACAAGAGATTTCCGAGATCGTTGCAGGTGCAAACGCACAGGCTTAG
- the atpA gene encoding F0F1 ATP synthase subunit alpha yields the protein MSAIRPEEISSLIKERIANFKSEIEVVDVGTVIQVGDGIARVHGLEKAMQGELLEFQNGVMGMVLNLEEDNVGVVIMGPFRDIKEGDTVKRTGRVMEVPVGEALLGRVVNPLGQPIDGQGPIANNGFRPIESPAPGVMARKSVHEPLQTGIKAIDAMIPVGRGQRELIIGDRQTGKTAVALDTIINQKGKDMICIYVAIGQKQSTVANIVETLRKAGALEYTIIVSATASDPAPMLYLAPYTGVTMAEYFMYKGGHVLCVYDDLSKQAAAYREMSLLLRRPPGREAYPGDVFYLHSRLLERAAKLSDDLGAGSITALPFIETQAGDISAYIPTNVISITDGQIFLETDLFNAGQRPAVNTGLSVSRVGGSAQIKAMKKVAGPLKLELAQYRELAAFAQFGSDLDKATQARLTRGERLMEIMKQGQFDPMPVEKQVASIYSATRGYLDDIPVAEVRRFEKELLSFLDSNKPQLLEHIRTTKDLPDEKEFNAAIEEFKKGFSVTR from the coding sequence GTGAGTGCAATCAGACCAGAAGAGATTAGCTCCCTCATTAAAGAGCGGATCGCTAACTTTAAATCTGAAATCGAAGTTGTGGATGTAGGCACAGTCATCCAAGTAGGTGACGGTATTGCTCGTGTTCACGGTTTGGAAAAGGCCATGCAAGGGGAGCTTCTCGAGTTCCAAAATGGCGTAATGGGTATGGTACTCAACTTGGAAGAAGATAACGTGGGTGTCGTTATTATGGGACCTTTCCGCGACATTAAGGAAGGCGATACTGTAAAACGTACCGGCCGCGTTATGGAAGTTCCAGTAGGGGAAGCGCTGCTCGGCCGCGTTGTAAACCCACTGGGTCAACCAATCGATGGTCAAGGCCCTATCGCAAATAACGGTTTCCGTCCAATCGAGAGCCCAGCTCCTGGTGTTATGGCACGTAAATCCGTACACGAACCACTCCAAACAGGTATCAAAGCGATTGACGCGATGATCCCAGTTGGTCGTGGACAGCGTGAGTTGATCATTGGTGACCGCCAAACTGGTAAAACAGCAGTGGCGCTCGACACGATCATCAACCAAAAAGGTAAAGACATGATTTGTATCTACGTTGCAATCGGTCAAAAGCAATCTACCGTTGCAAACATCGTAGAAACTCTGCGTAAAGCAGGGGCTCTGGAATACACAATCATCGTTTCTGCTACTGCGTCTGACCCAGCTCCAATGTTGTACCTGGCTCCATATACAGGTGTAACAATGGCTGAGTACTTCATGTACAAAGGCGGACACGTTCTGTGCGTATACGATGACCTGTCCAAACAGGCTGCTGCATACCGCGAAATGTCCCTCTTGCTCCGCCGTCCTCCAGGTCGCGAAGCATATCCTGGTGACGTATTCTACTTGCACTCCCGCTTGCTTGAGCGCGCTGCGAAACTGTCTGATGATCTGGGCGCTGGTTCCATTACGGCTCTGCCATTCATCGAAACCCAAGCGGGTGACATTTCCGCATACATTCCAACGAACGTGATCTCCATCACGGACGGTCAGATCTTCCTGGAGACAGACTTGTTCAACGCAGGTCAACGTCCAGCGGTTAACACCGGTCTTTCCGTATCCCGTGTAGGTGGTTCCGCGCAAATCAAGGCGATGAAAAAGGTAGCAGGTCCACTCAAGCTCGAGTTGGCTCAATACCGTGAGTTGGCTGCGTTTGCTCAGTTCGGTTCCGATCTGGACAAAGCGACCCAAGCTCGTCTGACCCGTGGTGAGCGCTTGATGGAAATCATGAAACAAGGTCAGTTCGATCCAATGCCTGTTGAGAAGCAAGTTGCTTCTATCTATAGCGCTACAAGAGGTTACCTGGATGATATTCCAGTAGCAGAAGTGCGCCGCTTTGAGAAAGAGCTGTTGTCTTTCTTGGATTCCAACAAACCACAACTGTTGGAGCACATCCGCACAACGAAAGACCTTCCAGATGAAAAAGAATTCAACGCAGCGATCGAAGAGTTCAAAAAAGGCTTTTCGGTAACTCGCTAA
- a CDS encoding F0F1 ATP synthase subunit delta: MSSAVGKRYARALFEVASERSKIDQVEADLGAIVEAVEGNEDLKKIMLHPHIAADAKATLADELFKSHVGEEAFNFLNVLIENGREVDLVDIYRSFVQLANEARGFADAIVTSAKPLSTEEQNELAEKFGQTLNKKLRMTAVVDPAILGGIIIKIGDRLYDGSLKTKLETFAQKA, translated from the coding sequence ATGAGTAGCGCAGTAGGAAAACGCTATGCTCGTGCGCTCTTTGAAGTAGCGAGTGAACGTAGCAAGATTGATCAGGTAGAAGCAGACCTGGGTGCAATCGTGGAAGCGGTTGAAGGCAATGAAGATCTGAAAAAGATCATGCTGCACCCTCACATCGCAGCAGATGCGAAAGCTACGCTCGCTGACGAATTGTTCAAAAGCCATGTAGGGGAAGAAGCCTTTAATTTTCTGAACGTCCTGATTGAGAACGGACGCGAAGTTGATCTGGTTGATATCTACCGTTCTTTTGTACAATTGGCGAACGAAGCTCGTGGATTTGCAGATGCGATTGTGACAAGTGCAAAGCCGCTTTCTACTGAAGAGCAAAATGAGCTGGCTGAGAAGTTCGGACAAACGCTGAATAAAAAGCTGCGTATGACAGCAGTCGTAGATCCAGCGATTCTCGGTGGCATTATTATCAAAATTGGCGACCGTCTGTACGATGGCAGCTTGAAAACGAAGTTGGAAACCTTTGCGCAAAAAGCGTAA
- the atpF gene encoding F0F1 ATP synthase subunit B → MLDFGAVSLEWGTLLTQAIVFLLLLLLVRKLAMGPIVGIMEKRRQHIESQISSAEKNRTEAEALLAEQRRVLDEARAESKAIIDRAAKQASDEATKIVTEAQAASERMKAEASAELAREVEKAKLELREQMTSLSVLLASKIIEKELDEAAQKSTVDKFLAQVGDRL, encoded by the coding sequence ATGCTCGACTTTGGAGCGGTATCCCTGGAATGGGGAACGCTGTTAACCCAGGCAATTGTGTTCTTGTTGTTGTTGCTGCTTGTTCGTAAATTGGCTATGGGCCCGATCGTAGGGATCATGGAAAAACGTCGTCAGCATATCGAAAGTCAAATCTCCTCAGCTGAGAAGAACCGCACTGAAGCGGAAGCTCTTCTAGCTGAGCAACGTCGCGTGCTGGATGAAGCGCGTGCAGAATCGAAAGCAATCATTGACCGCGCTGCAAAGCAAGCGTCTGATGAAGCAACCAAAATCGTGACAGAAGCACAAGCTGCATCCGAGCGTATGAAAGCGGAAGCAAGTGCTGAACTGGCGCGTGAAGTGGAAAAAGCAAAACTCGAACTGCGTGAGCAGATGACCAGCCTGTCCGTGCTCTTGGCTTCCAAGATCATCGAGAAAGAACTGGACGAAGCAGCTCAAAAGTCTACTGTTGATAAATTTCTCGCACAAGTGGGAGATCGCCTATGA
- the atpE gene encoding F0F1 ATP synthase subunit C: protein MEGLALAIGIVFGLAALGAAIGNSLVISRTIEGVARQPEARGSLMGLMFLGLGLVEAVPIIAVAIGFILFGRL from the coding sequence ATGGAAGGTTTGGCTCTTGCAATTGGTATCGTATTTGGTCTGGCTGCTCTTGGCGCAGCGATTGGTAACTCTCTGGTAATCTCTCGTACAATTGAAGGCGTAGCTCGTCAACCAGAAGCACGTGGTAGCCTGATGGGTCTCATGTTCCTGGGTCTTGGTCTGGTAGAGGCAGTTCCGATCATCGCTGTAGCGATCGGTTTCATTCTCTTCGGTCGCCTGTAA
- the atpB gene encoding F0F1 ATP synthase subunit A, with product MHYSLRFEWLGMVFDISTILMILVTSLVVLLLCIGMTRNLTSATPSGAQNVMEWIVDFVTGITKSYITPKKAAGFVSLALTLFLYIFLGNQLGLVFNVNTAHHNGPDHQVSEKVKDMLTASTNEQMKQQKMAKLEEELNSTDPSSHGVVIGWWKSPTATPSVTFALAFIVLLYAHYLGIKKSFGGWLKHTFLNPIHILEEFIIKPLTLPLRLFGNIFAGEVLIAFLLGVGIFGSIPLFLWLGYSVFVGSVQAFIFTTLAMVYLSQQVNEEH from the coding sequence ATGCATTATTCTCTGCGGTTTGAATGGTTGGGCATGGTATTTGACATCTCCACTATTCTCATGATTTTGGTTACCTCTCTGGTGGTGCTTTTGCTGTGTATCGGGATGACCCGCAACCTGACCTCCGCAACTCCAAGCGGCGCGCAAAACGTGATGGAATGGATTGTGGACTTCGTTACCGGCATTACAAAAAGCTACATCACACCGAAGAAGGCTGCGGGCTTTGTCTCGCTGGCACTCACTTTGTTCCTTTACATTTTCCTTGGAAACCAACTGGGTCTCGTATTTAACGTAAACACGGCTCACCACAACGGTCCTGACCATCAAGTAAGTGAAAAGGTTAAAGACATGTTGACGGCTTCCACGAATGAACAAATGAAGCAACAAAAGATGGCCAAGCTTGAAGAAGAGTTGAACTCTACCGATCCGTCCTCGCATGGCGTTGTCATTGGCTGGTGGAAATCACCAACAGCGACTCCAAGCGTAACTTTCGCTCTGGCGTTCATCGTTCTTCTCTACGCTCACTATCTGGGCATCAAGAAGAGCTTCGGCGGATGGTTGAAACATACATTCCTGAACCCGATTCACATTCTGGAGGAGTTCATCATCAAGCCGTTGACGCTGCCTTTGCGTCTATTCGGTAACATCTTTGCGGGTGAGGTTTTGATCGCCTTCCTGCTGGGTGTAGGGATCTTCGGAAGCATTCCGCTGTTCCTGTGGTTGGGCTACTCAGTGTTCGTTGGTTCCGTACAGGCATTCATTTTCACAACGCTGGCGATGGTTTACCTGTCACAGCAAGTGAATGAAGAACACTAA
- a CDS encoding ATP synthase subunit I: MQTFSSAMRSTFRYAFFCMAIASILWAVLPSYRFFLQSLLLGMVCSLVNGTVLFSKTWRIGQMAVDSNVRPKGTGMLQRLAVAGFAVFLTMRFPHLFGIGGVLIGLFLFQILSFLFVYRSFK; encoded by the coding sequence ATGCAAACGTTTTCTTCGGCAATGCGATCCACGTTTCGCTATGCCTTTTTCTGTATGGCAATTGCCTCGATACTCTGGGCGGTGTTGCCATCGTATCGTTTCTTTTTGCAAAGCCTCCTGCTTGGGATGGTTTGCAGTTTGGTGAATGGCACGGTCCTCTTCAGCAAAACCTGGCGCATAGGTCAGATGGCTGTTGATTCAAATGTCCGGCCAAAAGGGACTGGTATGTTGCAGCGACTGGCTGTGGCAGGCTTTGCAGTCTTTTTGACAATGCGTTTTCCTCATTTGTTTGGAATCGGTGGCGTGTTGATAGGTTTATTCCTCTTTCAGATTCTCAGTTTCCTATTTGTGTATCGCTCCTTTAAATAG
- a CDS encoding AtpZ/AtpI family protein gives MSKLDNPWRAITLVTLIGVDMAVCVISGVLLGKYLDGLFSTNPLFLMVGLLAGLGIGVYSVYRIVRGYL, from the coding sequence GTGTCGAAATTGGATAATCCGTGGCGAGCGATCACGTTGGTCACCCTGATCGGTGTCGATATGGCCGTTTGCGTGATTTCGGGAGTCCTTCTGGGAAAATACTTGGATGGTCTTTTCTCTACCAATCCGCTTTTTTTGATGGTTGGGCTGCTCGCGGGATTAGGAATAGGCGTGTATAGCGTCTACCGCATCGTTCGCGGTTACCTCTAG
- a CDS encoding acetyl-CoA C-acetyltransferase, which yields MSQREIVIASAVRTAIGSFQGTLAGVSATKLGGIVLEAALERAGVSKDAVDEVIMGNVLSAGLGQNPARQASIHAGLAHEVPSLTINKVCGSGLKAVHLAVQSILAGEAEVVLAGGMENMSQAPYLMEGARSGYRMGDQKVVDSMIRDGLWCAFNDYHMGITAENLCTKYEIGREEQDEFSAWSQEKAQQALASGRFQEEIVPVPIPQRKGDPVLFAVDEFPRAGVTAEALGKLKPAFKKDGTVTAGNASGINDGAAALLIMTREKAEELGVKPLARIVANASAGVDPSIMGYGPVPATKRVLEKAGLSIADIDLIEANEAFAVQSLSVGKALGFDREKLNVNGGAIALGHPIGASGARILVTLVHELQKREGVKYGLATLCIGGGQGVSTIVEKI from the coding sequence ATGAGTCAAAGAGAAATCGTCATTGCGAGTGCTGTGCGCACTGCTATAGGTAGCTTTCAAGGAACGCTTGCAGGTGTCAGCGCGACAAAGCTGGGCGGGATTGTACTGGAAGCAGCGCTAGAGCGTGCAGGTGTTTCCAAGGATGCGGTCGATGAAGTGATTATGGGGAACGTATTGTCAGCAGGCTTGGGTCAAAACCCGGCGCGCCAGGCTTCTATTCACGCGGGCCTTGCTCATGAAGTTCCCTCCCTGACAATCAACAAGGTTTGTGGTTCAGGTCTAAAAGCCGTTCATCTGGCTGTGCAGTCAATCCTTGCAGGTGAGGCAGAAGTTGTCTTGGCTGGCGGGATGGAGAATATGAGTCAGGCACCATATTTAATGGAAGGTGCGCGCTCAGGCTACCGCATGGGAGACCAGAAAGTAGTAGACTCCATGATTCGCGACGGACTGTGGTGTGCTTTCAACGACTACCACATGGGCATTACAGCAGAGAACCTCTGCACCAAATACGAAATCGGACGCGAAGAGCAGGATGAGTTTTCAGCGTGGAGCCAGGAAAAGGCTCAGCAAGCGCTCGCTAGTGGTCGTTTTCAGGAAGAAATCGTGCCGGTTCCAATCCCGCAACGCAAGGGTGATCCGGTGCTGTTTGCCGTAGACGAATTCCCGCGCGCTGGCGTGACGGCCGAAGCGCTAGGCAAATTAAAGCCTGCATTTAAAAAGGATGGAACCGTGACAGCCGGGAATGCATCTGGCATCAACGATGGAGCAGCAGCTCTCTTGATTATGACACGCGAAAAAGCAGAAGAGCTGGGCGTGAAGCCTCTCGCCCGTATTGTAGCCAATGCGAGTGCAGGTGTTGATCCAAGTATCATGGGGTACGGTCCAGTTCCTGCAACCAAACGTGTACTTGAAAAAGCGGGTCTGTCGATTGCTGACATCGACTTGATCGAAGCAAATGAAGCTTTTGCCGTCCAATCGCTGTCTGTAGGCAAAGCACTAGGCTTTGATCGTGAAAAGCTGAATGTCAACGGCGGAGCCATTGCTTTGGGGCATCCAATTGGTGCGAGTGGCGCGAGAATCCTGGTCACACTCGTGCATGAATTGCAAAAACGCGAAGGGGTAAAATATGGGTTAGCGACTCTTTGCATCGGCGGTGGACAAGGGGTCTCTACAATTGTCGAGAAAATTTAA